Proteins found in one Macrobrachium nipponense isolate FS-2020 chromosome 35, ASM1510439v2, whole genome shotgun sequence genomic segment:
- the LOC135208349 gene encoding basic proline-rich protein-like, which produces MNRTLRTIPPPPPPSPPPPPPPALPPSPPPSLPPPPSPPPPRPPPPVPPPPPPPPPPPPPPPPRPSPIPPPPPSPPSPPPPTPPPPPPPPPPPPPALPPLPLPPPLPPPPPPPPPPPPNPPPPPPPPPPPPPSPPSPPHPPSPPPPPPPPPPPPPPLPSPPPPPPPPIPSPPPPPPHPPPPPPPPPPPSPHPPPPPPPLFPPPPPPPPPPPPPPPPPPPPFFPPPPPPPPTPFPPPHPPPPPSLPPPPPPPPPPPSLPPPPLPPPPTPPPPPPAPPSPPAPPPPPPPPPLPPAPPPPLPPPPPPPPPPPPPPPSPRPPLPPPPPPPPPPPPIPPPPPPLSPIPPPPPPPPPPLPSPPPPPHPPPPPPPLPPPPPPAPPPPPPPPPPPPPPPPHNPFPPHPLPPPPPPPFPPPPPPPPPPPPPPPTPPPPLAPPFTPPAPPPPPPPPPSRSLLKSPNLLQSRRSSPPVLLTKSLCDLPTHPNTLAFFSTSFYIESPSPLKLP; this is translated from the coding sequence atgaatcgTACTTTAAGAacaatccctccccccccccccccctcccccccccccccccccccccccgccctccctccctccccccccccctccctccctccccccccctcccccccccccccccgcccccccccccccgtccccccccccccccccccccctccccctccccccccccccccccccccccgcccctcccccatcccccccccccccccctcccccccctccccccctccccccacgccccctcccccccccccccccccccccccccccccccccgccctcccccccctccccctccccccccccctccccccccccccccccccccccccccccccccccccaaaccccccccccccccccccccccccccccccccctcccccctcccccccctcccccccccaccccccctccccgccccccccccccccccccccccccccgccccccccccccctcccctcccccccccccccccctcccccccccatcccttccccgcccccccccccaccccacccccccccccccccccccccccccccccccccctccccccacccccccccccccccccccccccttttcccccccccccccccccccccccccccccccccccccccaccccccccccccccccccccctttttccccccgccccccccccccccccccacaccttttccccccccccacccccccccccccccctccctcccccctccccccccccccccccccccccccccgtccctcccccccccccccctccccccccccccaaccccccccccccccccccccgcccccccctccccgccggcccccccccccccccccccccccccccccctcccccccgccccccccccccccctccccccccccccccccccccccccccccccccccccccccccgccctccccccgcccccccctccccccccccccccccccccccccccccccccccccaatccctcccccgcccccccccctctcccccatccctcccccccctcccccccccccccctcccctcccctccccccccccccccccccaccccccccccccccccccccccctcccccccccccccccccccgccccccccccccctccccccccccccccccccccccctccccctcccccccacaaccctttccccccccaccccctcccccccccgcccccccccccttttcccccgccccccccccccccccccccaccccccccccccccccccaccccccccccccccctcgccccccctttcaccccccccgccccccccccccccccccccccccccccctctcgctctctcctgaAATCTCCAAATCTATTACAGAGCCGTCGCTCTTCCCCTCCTGTACTACTTACTAAGAGCCTCTGCGacctccccacccaccccaacaCCCTCGCCTTCTTCAGTACCTCCTTCTACATAGAATCACCCTCTCCTCTAAAGCTCCCTTGA